The Solenopsis invicta isolate M01_SB chromosome 12, UNIL_Sinv_3.0, whole genome shotgun sequence genome window below encodes:
- the LOC113003043 gene encoding protein PFC0760c-like isoform X2 yields MEDNTKINKRKRFLTQDEDSFKIHPSTQRRWKIKMQSGRKSRLRITDLQTINMNNVLPTCSSDRTYDCNIVEVETAASSKNKPLPNVPNMVDNDGDNDSDEIFDTNVETNDDNVHDSEDEKISESENNKQDNFYDDTHDFTDVTYLKNVIMFEASNTSAWEVFNIVQAITLRFNFSQEAKHAVLEFARILAGPKFANFQMTKYSIAKLFNPPEKCVTYVFYCSQCGILLNDPMLKSDVELKKCTRCIK; encoded by the exons ATGGAAGACAAtaccaaaataaataaacgaaaacgATTTTTAACACAAGACGAGGATTCATTTAAAATTCACCCTTCTACACAAAGaagatggaaaataaaaatgcaatctG gTCGCAAATCGCGCTTGCGAATCACAGATTTGCAgacaataaatatgaataatgtacTCCCTACGTGTTCGTCGGATAGAACCTACGACTGCAATATTGTCGAAGTTGAAACTGCAGCGTCCTCCAAGAACAAACCGTTACCAAATGTGCCTAATATGGTTGACAACGATGGTGATAATGATAGCGATGAAATTTTTGACACTAACGTCGAGACAAATGATGATAACGTACATGATAGCGAAGACGAAAAGATATCTGAATCAGAAAATAATAAGCAGGACAACTTTTACGACGATACACACGACTTCACGGATGTCACATATTTGAAGAACGTGATAATGTTTGAAGCATCTAACACAAGTGCATGGgaagtttttaatattgttcAAGCTATTACACTACGCTTTAATTTTTCACAAGAAGCAAAACATGCCGTTCTCGAATTCGCACGAATCTTGGCTGGGCCAAAGTTTGCAAATTTTCAAATGACAAAGTATTCgattgcaaaattattcaatccTCCAGAAAAATGCGTaacttatgtattttattgctCCCAATGTGGTATTTTACTTAACGATCCCATGTTAAAAAGTgatgttgaattaaaaaaatgcacacgatgtataaaatga
- the LOC113003043 gene encoding uncharacterized protein LOC113003043 isoform X1, with product MEYQLRSLLEDENIEHSLQKNARHFMRKLNANSDDSISDIQDGLMYLNNKYIKKKNDEHKIVLSLNMNTDGTPIFESSKKSIWPLQCIINELPPKIRFKTLILASLWVTTEEPKPKIMNIYLSIFLKQLERLMNRGIKITNILGETNTYYFILLCIPVDSVARPILQNRIQFNGYYGCSWCYSIGKYVGCDRYVMTEEDPIERSHKQYLKGINNSEIVGMSTKGVKGQSEMTRLPYFDCVWGFPVDYMHGTLLGIVKQLWDKWGNSRNYLKSSDKSIIDARLISINPPSEIHRLPRLLKDRAKWKATEWRSWLLYYSIPCLHAILPEVALNSYMLLVKSIHTLLSTNITEDNLMQCEIDLLQFVGDCQCIYGEDFMTFDVHTLLHYVESVRKNGPLWAISAFPFESDINNLKGRITGPSGVLEQIANRTLQLSKLKNYITAGVRDNKNSWLYCTNLFQYRRISAQNVIRSDEGAIIVNSAKAEKTKKYCRIIYRDTVFHSTSYTRPKHTNNTVVQLKDFTVVQISHFILIDNACYMIVKTFQTRPFTSDTVTMNHILNVESIDISTATISIKEIKTKLIYINIPNKNSTDNLLYVCIPPNVIEAQ from the coding sequence aTGGAATATCAACTCCGATCTTTATTGGAAGATGAGAATATTGAACATTCACTACAAAAAAATGCACGACACTTTATGAGAAAGTTAAACGCTAACAGTGACGACTCGATATCTGACATACAAGATGGActgatgtatttaaataataagtatataaagaaaaaaaatgatgaacataaaattgttttgtcatTAAATATGAATACCGATGGTACTCCTATTTTTGAAAGTAGCAAGAAAAGTATATGGCCTCTccaatgtataattaatgaattacCTCCAAAAATAAGGTTCAAAACGTTAATTTTGGCATCACTGTGGGTCACTACTGAAGAACCCAAACCGAaaatcatgaatatttatttatctatttttctcAAACAGCTTGAGCGGTTAATGAATCGTGGTATAAAGATAACAAACATTTTAGGCGAGacaaatacatattatttcatattactgTGTATACCAGTTGACTCTGTTGCGCGCCCCATTTTGCAAAATCGAATTCAATTCAACGGGTATTACGGGTGCAGTTGGTGCTATTCTATTGGCAAATATGTAGGGTGTGATAGATATGTAATGACTGAGGAGGATCCAATTGAACGTTCACACAAGCAATATCTGAAAGGTATTAACAATAGTGAAATTGTAGGTATGTCGACGAAAGGTGTAAAAGGCCAATCGGAGATGACGCGTCTACCTTACTTTGATTGCGTATGGGGATTTCCAGTCGATTATATGCATGGAACATTGTTAGGTATTGTTAAACAGTTGTGGGATAAATGGGGGAACTCTCGAAATTATTTAAAGTCATCGGATAAATCTATAATTGATGCTcgattaatatctattaatccACCATCGGAAATCCATCGCCTTCCGAGACTATTAAAAGACAGAGCAAAATGGAAAGCGACAGAGTGGCGGTCATGGCTTTTATATTACAGTATTCCATGTTTACATGCGATCCTGCCTGAAGTAGCACTAAATTCATACATGCTTCTTGTAAAAAGCATACATACTTTATTATCTACTAATATCACGGAAGATAACCTAATGCAATGCGAGATCGACCTGTTACAATTTGTCGGTGATTGCCAATGTATATACGGTGAAGACTTTATGACTTTCGATGTGCACACATTATTACATTACGTCGAGAGTGTCAGAAAGAATGGACCATTATGGGCAATATCAGCCTTTCCATTTGAAagcgatataaataatttaaaaggtCGTATTACTGGTCCCAGTGGTGTTCTTGAGCAAATAGCCAATCGTACATTACAATTAAgcaaactaaaaaattatattacggcCGGTGTTCGAGACAATAAGAATAGTTGGTTATACtgtacaaatttatttcaatacagACGAATAAGTGCACAAAATGTAATAAGATCGGATGAAGGAGCAATAATTGTAAACAGTGCAAAAGcagaaaaaactaaaaaatattgtcgAATAATTTATAGAGATACCGTTTTCCATTCAACATCATATACGCGACCAAAACACACCAATAATACTGTAGTGCAGCTTAAAGACTTCACAGTTGTTCAgatatcacattttatattaattgataatgccTGTTATATGATCGTTAAAACATTTCAAACCCGTCCGTTCACATCAGATACCGTAACAATGAATCACATTTTAAATGTAGAATCAATAGACATATCCACAGCAACCATTTcaatcaaagaaattaaaacaaaattgatatatataaatattccaaATAAAAATAGTACGGATAATCTATTGTACGTATGCATTCCACCAAATGTAATCGAAGCAcaataa